CTCGGCCGCATCGACGCCACCAACCCCACGCTGAACGCGGTGGTGGCCATGCACCCGCGCGAGAAGCTGCTCGAGCAGGCGCGCGCCGCCGAGGCGCGCATCGCGCGCGGCGAGGGCCGGGCGCTCGAGGGCATTCCGCTGGGCGTGAAGGACCTGGAGGACACGGCCGGGCTCGTCACCTCGCACGGCTCGGTTCCCTACAAGGACAACCTCGCCGAGCGTGACTCGGTCCAGGTCGAGCGGCTGCGCGGCGCGGGCGCGATCCCGGTCGGCAAGACCAACGCGCCGGAGTTCGGCTACACCGCGATCACCAAGAACCTGGTGTTCGGCACGACGCACAGCCCCTGGAACCCCGAAGTGACCCCCGGCGGCTCGAGCGGCGGCTCGGCGGCGGCGCTGGCCGGGCTCGTGCTGCCGCTGGTGACGGCCAGCGACGGCGGCGGCTCGACGCGCATCCCCGCGAGCTTCGTGGGCGCATTCGGGCTGAAGCCGAGCTACGGCCGGATCCCGCACGATCCCTCGCGGCTCTGGTACTTCGGCGACACGGCGGTGCACGGGCCGCTCACCAAGACCGTGGCCGACAACGCGCTGTATCTCGACCTCACCTGCGGCTACGACCGGCGCGATCCCAAGTCACTCCCGCACCCGGGCTTCTCCTACCGCGCGAAGCTCGCGGAAGGCGTGCCGAAGAAGCTGCGCATCGCCTACTCGCCGGACCTCGGCTACGCGGTCGTGCAGAGCGACGTCGCGCAGGCGGTGTACGACGCCGTGCGCGTGTTCG
The genomic region above belongs to Myxococcota bacterium and contains:
- a CDS encoding amidase, producing MSNPVALTLTELAAQLQAKKLSPVELMNAVLGRIDATNPTLNAVVAMHPREKLLEQARAAEARIARGEGRALEGIPLGVKDLEDTAGLVTSHGSVPYKDNLAERDSVQVERLRGAGAIPVGKTNAPEFGYTAITKNLVFGTTHSPWNPEVTPGGSSGGSAAALAGLVLPLVTASDGGGSTRIPASFVGAFGLKPSYGRIPHDPSRLWYFGDTAVHGPLTKTVADNALYLDLTCGYDRRDPKSLPHPGFSYRAKLAEGVPKKLRIAYSPDLGYAVVQSDVAQAVYDAVRVFEKLGHEVVEIPGGPPKLGEAWGVWGSFEMAAAHLHLLPEHESEFVRANAAAMKGAWDMKPEWFSQAAQARLALSRWAGSVFSEFDLLVTPTVPYDPPPAKGPFPRETEGRKQLAWGVASFTIPFNLSLHPACSLRVGISRAGLPIGLQIVAERHRDELVLQAAQALERERPAHPHWPAV